A region from the Bdellovibrio bacteriovorus genome encodes:
- a CDS encoding DUF3943 domain-containing protein produces the protein MNFRVHVLSLFAVLFSASLVFANPSQDNTSAGITFQQKVLDFSAVYGAQWTVYLITQKDTITDHGSWDNFFSYPLHPEFDKDSFDFNIFKHALSGNYYYLYYRYRGYEQTDAFLWTFLSSLAFEFAVETYTEKPSIQDIYQTPIYGTLVGMGFERLSTYFRAKDSVALKSLGYILNPFTLLPNHPENIAALPQVSDRSVGLQVVVGF, from the coding sequence ATGAACTTCCGAGTTCATGTTCTTAGTTTGTTCGCGGTTCTTTTCAGCGCGTCTTTGGTTTTCGCCAATCCCTCGCAAGATAACACCTCTGCTGGAATTACTTTCCAGCAGAAGGTCCTAGATTTTTCCGCTGTCTATGGTGCGCAGTGGACGGTCTATCTGATCACTCAGAAAGACACGATCACGGATCATGGGTCTTGGGATAATTTCTTCAGTTATCCTCTGCATCCCGAGTTTGATAAAGACAGTTTTGATTTCAATATCTTTAAGCACGCACTTTCGGGAAATTATTATTATCTTTATTATCGCTATCGAGGTTACGAACAGACCGACGCCTTTTTGTGGACGTTTTTGTCGTCACTCGCTTTTGAATTTGCCGTCGAAACTTACACTGAAAAACCCAGCATTCAAGATATCTATCAAACTCCCATCTATGGAACTTTGGTGGGAATGGGGTTTGAGCGCTTAAGTACTTATTTCCGCGCCAAAGATTCCGTCGCTTTAAAGTCTTTAGGCTACATTTTAAATCCGTTCACTTTGCTGCCGAATCATCCCGAAAACATCGCAGCCCTTCCGCAAGTCTCAGATCGCTCTGTCGGCTTGCAAGTTGTTGTGGGGTTTTAG
- the hutI gene encoding imidazolonepropionase has product MGILLKNISTLLTLQGASAKGGRHVQEEDLSIQTNASVLLEKDRIAWVGPHKKLPKEWSRKKNLKEIDMKGLTVLPGFVECHTHLIFAGDRAAEFEMRNQGVSYQEIAARGGGILSTMKKTRSAKVSELAKEGQDRANHFISQGVTTVEIKSGYALNLKDELKMLEAANAIKNLRTVCTFLGAHALPPEFKTYEEYLNFLGDKVLPMVKKKKLARRVDVFIEKGFFPKAESEAYLRKAQEMGFEILIHADQMSLSGGSDVAVRLGALSGDHLLQVTDKEIQALAKSEVTCVLLPAADLYTKTNYPRARDMIAAGARVALATDFNPGTSPTQDLNLVGLLARLEMKMTLPEVIGAYTVGAAHALNLQQEVGSIEVGKSADILCIEKDWRTLFYSVGDAPKKMVFSRGKKVFSSL; this is encoded by the coding sequence ATGGGCATTCTTTTAAAAAATATTTCCACACTTCTGACATTGCAAGGGGCTTCCGCAAAAGGCGGGCGTCACGTGCAAGAAGAAGATCTTAGTATCCAAACGAACGCTTCCGTACTGCTTGAAAAGGACCGTATCGCTTGGGTGGGGCCGCATAAAAAACTTCCAAAAGAATGGTCCCGAAAAAAGAACTTAAAAGAAATCGACATGAAGGGACTCACGGTCCTGCCAGGTTTTGTGGAATGTCATACGCATTTGATTTTTGCAGGCGATCGCGCCGCAGAGTTTGAAATGCGCAATCAAGGTGTCAGTTATCAAGAAATCGCTGCGCGCGGTGGCGGTATCTTATCGACGATGAAGAAAACGCGGTCCGCGAAAGTTTCTGAACTTGCGAAAGAGGGGCAGGACAGAGCAAACCACTTCATCTCTCAAGGTGTGACAACGGTGGAAATCAAATCCGGTTATGCTTTGAACTTAAAAGATGAACTAAAAATGCTGGAAGCGGCGAACGCGATTAAAAATCTGCGCACAGTTTGCACATTTTTAGGAGCGCATGCACTCCCGCCGGAATTTAAAACCTATGAAGAGTATTTAAATTTCTTGGGCGATAAAGTTTTGCCGATGGTTAAAAAGAAGAAGCTCGCTCGTCGCGTGGATGTCTTTATTGAAAAAGGATTTTTCCCGAAAGCGGAATCCGAAGCGTACTTGCGCAAAGCTCAAGAGATGGGATTTGAAATTCTGATTCACGCAGATCAGATGTCTTTAAGTGGAGGCAGTGATGTGGCTGTTCGCTTAGGAGCTTTGTCAGGTGACCATCTTTTGCAAGTGACTGACAAAGAAATTCAAGCTTTGGCGAAATCAGAAGTGACCTGCGTGCTTTTGCCCGCAGCCGATCTATATACAAAAACAAATTATCCACGCGCCCGCGATATGATCGCCGCAGGGGCACGCGTGGCTTTAGCGACTGATTTTAATCCGGGGACTTCACCCACGCAGGATTTGAATCTTGTGGGGTTGTTAGCACGCCTAGAAATGAAGATGACACTTCCTGAAGTCATTGGGGCGTACACCGTCGGAGCGGCTCATGCTTTGAATCTGCAGCAAGAGGTGGGTTCTATTGAAGTCGGGAAGTCTGCTGATATTTTGTGCATCGAGAAGGATTGGCGAACCCTATTTTACAGCGTGGGGGATGCGCCGAAGAAGATGGTTTTTTCGAGAGGAAAGAAGGTTTTTAGTAGTCTTTAA
- a CDS encoding EF-hand domain-containing protein — MFLRRWLPLPLLFGIGVYAHAEQEPAAVNSGVGGTAGFQGVVLSGQVTRAAQNSITINITNTCFGTNLRSVSNPIARGATVEFNVAINDKGTIKTFTVKYPSDVVSNAGNDTVTDITGANVSPGVTASFAGNSVRMVVPISVTTTVDEQGNISEDFDVKLHSTAFRQTHAPKAGQEYMGTDGPLSASVYTSSSKDGRQYSISAFFPGENGYCGGYFSPLMVFFDDNRPRFEGHSEFPLNPSGKTSWPEKKAPGAFVAIDRDGDKKISKADELFGNEGEKFKNGFEALREFDSNGDGVIDKNDKDFAKLLLWFDKNGDGKSQASELVPLKSRIKSISLKYDDTAKTPFGSRAEARERSTFVFVEKGKEKQGSIIDMWFSPQ; from the coding sequence ATGTTTCTTAGAAGATGGCTACCACTGCCACTTTTATTCGGCATCGGGGTTTACGCACATGCGGAACAAGAACCCGCAGCCGTGAATTCCGGCGTGGGTGGCACCGCCGGTTTCCAAGGTGTCGTGCTTTCCGGGCAAGTGACTCGAGCGGCACAAAATTCCATCACCATAAATATTACGAATACTTGTTTTGGTACAAATCTTCGCTCGGTTTCAAATCCGATTGCAAGGGGCGCAACTGTTGAGTTCAATGTCGCTATCAATGACAAGGGAACCATTAAAACTTTCACCGTAAAATATCCATCCGATGTTGTCTCTAATGCGGGGAATGACACGGTTACTGATATTACCGGAGCGAATGTTTCTCCAGGCGTGACGGCTTCTTTTGCCGGCAACAGCGTGCGCATGGTGGTTCCAATCTCCGTGACTACGACAGTGGATGAACAGGGGAATATCAGTGAAGATTTCGATGTGAAGCTTCATAGTACTGCATTTAGGCAGACGCATGCACCAAAAGCAGGACAAGAATACATGGGGACTGACGGTCCTCTTTCTGCGAGCGTTTATACAAGTTCATCTAAAGACGGTCGCCAATACAGTATTTCTGCTTTCTTCCCTGGAGAAAACGGGTACTGCGGTGGTTATTTCTCTCCATTAATGGTCTTCTTCGACGACAATCGTCCTCGTTTTGAAGGTCATTCAGAGTTCCCTCTGAACCCTTCAGGCAAAACATCATGGCCGGAAAAGAAGGCTCCGGGAGCTTTCGTGGCTATTGATCGTGATGGCGATAAGAAGATCTCAAAAGCCGACGAGCTTTTTGGTAACGAAGGTGAGAAGTTTAAAAACGGTTTCGAAGCATTGCGAGAGTTTGACTCTAATGGCGACGGCGTGATCGACAAAAACGACAAAGACTTTGCAAAACTTCTTCTGTGGTTTGATAAGAACGGTGATGGTAAATCGCAAGCTTCCGAGCTTGTGCCATTGAAGTCGCGCATCAAGTCGATTTCATTGAAATACGACGACACCGCGAAGACACCGTTTGGTTCTCGAGCAGAGGCGCGTGAGCGCAGCACCTTTGTCTTTGTAGAAAAAGGCAAAGAGAAGCAGGGATCCATCATCGATATGTGGTTCTCTCCGCAATAA
- a CDS encoding prepilin-type N-terminal cleavage/methylation domain-containing protein: MKLNQKGFSLAEMVVGVALLGIMGMVAASFFVFTAKTKDQITNEIEDKVDNIIAERMILKDLKYSEPSFNNVLIPDDTGFRFFDYVSDSGGDQEFDAPRKLTLEFGRRNEFVFMTSNDKLGTMMYTPALAYDLGALPTSANQEAALIFRSLNKGNEVLKSNPGFWQVGTILMLDSPAAVREMTPTGPNYNVPARSPIFVGIVNAPGESRLTPFNLTGFLNKTHPLYPNETINDEDKFLRDIPPMGGAAPLVRLKAVNIIKYYLERDPKTKTVNLLRSVYMNNTFSKGQLFAADVTRVVFSRNNARDSLIYYQIIRPQDVGK, from the coding sequence ATGAAGTTAAATCAAAAAGGTTTCTCATTAGCAGAGATGGTCGTCGGTGTTGCCCTCCTCGGGATCATGGGGATGGTTGCAGCCTCTTTCTTTGTTTTCACGGCAAAGACGAAGGATCAAATCACTAATGAGATCGAAGACAAGGTTGATAACATCATCGCGGAGCGTATGATTCTGAAGGATCTCAAATACTCTGAGCCTTCTTTCAATAATGTGTTGATTCCCGACGATACAGGCTTTCGCTTCTTCGACTATGTTTCGGATTCTGGTGGAGACCAAGAGTTTGATGCTCCCAGAAAGTTGACGTTAGAGTTTGGCCGTCGAAATGAATTTGTCTTCATGACGTCCAACGACAAGCTGGGGACTATGATGTACACGCCAGCATTGGCTTATGACCTAGGGGCTCTTCCGACAAGTGCCAATCAAGAAGCGGCTTTGATTTTCAGATCTTTGAATAAAGGAAACGAAGTTTTAAAATCGAATCCAGGCTTCTGGCAAGTGGGCACAATTTTGATGTTGGATTCTCCAGCGGCCGTTCGCGAAATGACACCGACGGGACCTAATTACAATGTGCCAGCCCGGTCACCGATTTTCGTGGGAATTGTAAACGCGCCAGGGGAATCTAGACTGACTCCCTTCAATCTCACGGGCTTCTTAAATAAGACTCATCCTTTGTATCCGAATGAGACGATTAACGACGAAGATAAGTTCTTAAGAGATATACCGCCGATGGGGGGAGCCGCTCCTCTTGTGCGCTTGAAAGCCGTGAATATTATCAAGTATTATTTAGAGAGAGACCCGAAAACGAAGACAGTCAATCTTTTGCGATCCGTTTATATGAATAATACGTTTTCCAAGGGTCAGTTGTTCGCAGCCGATGTGACTAGAGTTGTCTTCTCTAGAAACAACGCACGTGATTCTTTGATTTATTACCAAATTATTCGCCCACAAGACGTGGGTAAATAG
- the gpmA gene encoding 2,3-diphosphoglycerate-dependent phosphoglycerate mutase — protein sequence MYKLVLIRHGESVWNQENRFTGWQDVDLSEKGRAEALKGGKALKDRGFSFDIAYTSMLKRAIKTLNFVLDEVDQVWLPVHKDWRLNERHYGALQGLNKAETAARHGEDQVKIWRRSYDVPPPAMDVNDPRHPSHDPRYKDVDPKILPSQESLKDTVARFLPLWNNTIAPTIKSGKNVLIVAHGNSLRALMQHLEGMTPDEIMGVNMPTGIPMMYELDANFKVLKKEFIGDPEEVKAAIEAVANQGKAK from the coding sequence GTGTATAAGTTAGTTCTAATTCGACACGGTGAGAGTGTGTGGAACCAGGAAAACCGTTTTACCGGATGGCAAGACGTAGATCTTTCAGAAAAAGGTCGAGCCGAAGCTCTAAAAGGCGGGAAAGCACTCAAAGATAGAGGCTTTAGCTTTGATATCGCTTACACAAGTATGCTCAAAAGAGCGATTAAAACTCTGAACTTCGTTTTGGATGAAGTGGATCAAGTGTGGCTTCCAGTACACAAAGACTGGCGTTTGAATGAGCGTCATTATGGAGCTCTGCAAGGTTTGAACAAAGCTGAAACCGCGGCTCGTCATGGTGAAGACCAAGTGAAAATTTGGAGACGTAGTTATGATGTTCCGCCTCCAGCAATGGATGTGAACGATCCTCGCCATCCTTCTCATGATCCGCGTTATAAAGATGTGGACCCAAAAATTCTGCCAAGCCAAGAGTCTTTGAAAGATACGGTCGCGCGTTTCTTACCTTTGTGGAACAACACGATCGCTCCAACGATCAAATCGGGAAAGAATGTTTTGATCGTGGCGCACGGAAACAGCTTGCGTGCCTTGATGCAACATCTTGAAGGTATGACTCCCGATGAAATCATGGGAGTGAATATGCCGACGGGTATTCCTATGATGTACGAGTTGGACGCAAACTTTAAGGTCCTGAAAAAGGAGTTCATCGGGGACCCTGAAGAAGTGAAAGCGGCTATCGAAGCCGTCGCCAACCAAGGGAAAGCGAAGTAG
- a CDS encoding 2-oxoglutarate dehydrogenase E1 component gives MNNSSGINRANLEYIEQLYADFKSNPDSLAVEWRSFFEGVEFAQEGKFGMSDKELAVFQLIQAYRAEGHTEANLNPLYAPKESELLSLKRFGLSEKDLSAKFQVGSLIGKQGATLSDIIAQLKKIYCGTLALQAADASPKEVQWLQTEFETANAGKLSLDDKKNALSSLTKAETLEKFVHTRYVGKKRFSVEGADSILPMMDTLVNKGTGLQVQEVFVGMAHRGRVNILVNFFGKGEEYVFGDFNGPLELAEPVEGFDGDVKYHLGYVSEKKTANGTCKVTMAYNPSHLETVNAVAVGMARAAQDTLGDNTRKKVVPVLIHGDAAFAGQGIVQEVLQMAGVKSHTVGGTIHVILDNQVGFTTNGFDTRSTRYASDAAKMTFTPVLHVNGDDVESAVRAMDIALRYRQEFGKDVVINLICYRKYGHNEGDEPAFTQPQMYELIKAHQTVREIYGKKLVAEGSLDQKFIDDLYQKAMDRLQSIFEETKKTPPKLKNFKFEGPWKGLRRATDADFEKPANTKFDIGTLKKIGEKIGSFPEGFTPHPKLIKLLEARKNMGTGKDPIDWGMGELLAYGTLLHEGSSVRLTGEDCVRGTFTHRHAGMYDFKTGKAYFPLADLNPKANLLVAESILSEYGVLGFEYGYSNQDPRSLVMWEAQFGDFVNGAQIVIDQYIAAAESKWQQMCGLVMLLPHGYEGQGPEHSSARLERFLQLAAQNNLQVCNLTTPAQIYHALRRQMHRDFRKPLVVMSPKSLLRHPRAVSTLEELANGQFQEVIADTVDKSKVDTVVFVSGKLYYELLEEREKTKKDNIALVRLEQIYPFPAKQVTEVLKSYPKAKTLIWAQEEPKNMGAFQNVYFKFVDVVGKAGMKLGFEYAGRPERSSPATGSTYRHAIEQAEIIKSIFGA, from the coding sequence GTGAACAATAGCAGTGGCATCAATCGCGCCAACCTTGAATACATTGAACAGCTTTACGCAGATTTCAAATCCAATCCGGATTCGCTTGCCGTTGAGTGGAGAAGTTTCTTTGAGGGAGTCGAGTTTGCTCAAGAAGGCAAATTCGGAATGTCCGACAAAGAGCTCGCGGTTTTTCAATTGATCCAAGCTTATCGCGCTGAAGGCCACACAGAAGCGAACTTGAATCCTCTTTACGCTCCGAAAGAAAGCGAATTGCTTTCTTTGAAACGTTTTGGTTTGAGCGAAAAAGATTTGTCAGCAAAATTCCAAGTCGGATCTTTGATTGGCAAACAAGGTGCCACACTTTCAGACATTATCGCGCAACTTAAAAAAATCTATTGCGGCACTTTGGCTTTGCAAGCTGCCGATGCTTCTCCCAAAGAAGTGCAATGGTTGCAAACAGAGTTTGAAACGGCGAACGCCGGCAAACTTTCTTTGGATGACAAGAAAAACGCTTTGTCTTCTTTGACGAAGGCCGAGACTTTAGAAAAATTCGTGCACACACGCTACGTGGGTAAAAAACGTTTCTCTGTGGAAGGGGCCGATTCCATCCTTCCAATGATGGACACTTTGGTGAACAAAGGCACAGGCCTGCAAGTTCAAGAAGTTTTCGTCGGCATGGCTCATCGTGGTCGCGTGAACATTCTTGTGAACTTCTTCGGTAAAGGTGAAGAGTACGTTTTCGGTGACTTCAACGGACCGCTTGAGTTGGCGGAACCGGTTGAAGGTTTCGATGGCGACGTGAAGTACCACTTGGGTTATGTCTCTGAAAAGAAAACAGCCAATGGAACTTGCAAAGTAACGATGGCTTACAATCCTTCTCACTTAGAAACTGTGAATGCGGTTGCTGTCGGTATGGCTCGCGCGGCTCAAGATACTTTGGGTGACAACACTCGTAAAAAAGTAGTTCCTGTTCTTATTCACGGTGACGCGGCTTTCGCCGGTCAAGGTATCGTGCAAGAAGTTTTGCAGATGGCGGGAGTCAAATCTCACACTGTCGGCGGAACTATTCACGTGATCTTGGATAACCAAGTTGGTTTCACAACAAACGGCTTTGATACACGTTCGACTCGCTATGCTTCTGATGCGGCGAAGATGACTTTCACACCGGTTCTTCATGTGAATGGTGACGATGTTGAAAGTGCCGTGCGTGCGATGGACATCGCTCTTCGCTATCGTCAAGAGTTCGGCAAAGACGTTGTTATCAACCTTATCTGTTACCGTAAATACGGACACAATGAAGGTGACGAGCCTGCGTTCACGCAACCACAAATGTACGAGCTCATCAAAGCTCACCAAACAGTGCGTGAAATCTACGGCAAAAAACTTGTCGCTGAAGGCAGCTTAGATCAAAAGTTTATCGACGATCTTTACCAAAAAGCGATGGATCGTTTGCAGTCTATTTTTGAAGAAACAAAGAAAACACCGCCGAAGCTTAAAAACTTCAAATTCGAAGGTCCTTGGAAAGGTCTTCGTCGCGCGACGGATGCGGACTTTGAAAAACCAGCGAATACAAAATTCGATATCGGCACTCTGAAAAAGATCGGTGAAAAAATCGGTTCTTTCCCAGAGGGTTTCACTCCTCATCCTAAATTGATCAAACTTCTTGAGGCTCGTAAAAACATGGGCACAGGAAAAGATCCTATCGATTGGGGCATGGGAGAACTTCTTGCTTACGGGACTCTTCTTCACGAAGGTTCTAGCGTTCGCTTGACCGGTGAAGATTGTGTGCGTGGTACGTTCACTCACCGTCATGCTGGTATGTATGATTTTAAAACGGGCAAAGCTTACTTCCCGCTGGCGGATTTAAATCCAAAAGCCAATTTGCTTGTGGCTGAAAGTATTCTTTCAGAATACGGCGTACTTGGTTTTGAGTATGGCTACTCAAACCAAGATCCTCGCTCGCTGGTTATGTGGGAAGCGCAGTTTGGTGACTTCGTGAACGGTGCCCAAATCGTGATCGACCAATACATCGCGGCGGCTGAATCTAAATGGCAACAAATGTGCGGTCTTGTGATGCTTCTGCCTCACGGCTATGAAGGGCAAGGACCAGAGCATTCTTCCGCACGTCTAGAGCGTTTCTTACAACTGGCAGCGCAAAACAATCTGCAAGTATGCAACTTAACGACTCCAGCGCAGATCTATCATGCTCTTCGCCGTCAAATGCACCGCGATTTCCGCAAACCACTTGTCGTGATGTCACCGAAGTCTTTGCTTCGTCACCCACGCGCGGTTTCCACTTTAGAAGAGCTGGCTAACGGTCAATTCCAAGAAGTGATTGCGGACACTGTTGATAAATCCAAAGTGGATACAGTGGTGTTTGTTTCCGGCAAACTTTACTACGAGCTGTTGGAAGAAAGAGAAAAAACGAAAAAGGACAATATCGCTTTAGTTCGCCTAGAGCAGATCTATCCTTTCCCTGCAAAACAAGTCACTGAAGTTTTGAAGTCTTATCCAAAGGCAAAAACTTTGATCTGGGCCCAAGAAGAACCTAAGAACATGGGGGCTTTCCAGAATGTGTACTTCAAGTTTGTCGACGTGGTTGGTAAAGCCGGCATGAAGCTGGGCTTTGAATATGCGGGTCGTCCTGAGAGATCTTCTCCGGCGACAGGTTCTACGTACCGTCACGCGATTGAGCAGGCTGAAATTATTAAATCCATTTTTGGCGCCTAA
- the odhB gene encoding 2-oxoglutarate dehydrogenase complex dihydrolipoyllysine-residue succinyltransferase, with protein sequence MKQEIKVPTVGESITEATIGSWTKKSGDFVKRNDVLMLLETDKASVEVVAENDGVLTILPGSEAGAVVKIGATVATLDTDAKPAAGAAAAEPAKAETAPAQTQAAPQQAASTGKDASAHLSPAVQRIVTEKNLDPSSIQGTGKDGRLTKGDVLEAQPQAKAAPAAAPAKSAAPQVSAADVMAARGPSKQGDKKLVAMTTIRKRIAEKLKEAQNTAALLTTFNEIDMTKVMELRGKYKDKFKEKYGLNLGFNGFFVKAAVEALKAYPAVNAWIAGTDIEYHNYYNIGIAVSTEKGLMVPNVKDADTLSLAGIEMAIRDLATKGRDGKITPNDLGGGTFSITNGGVFGSLLSTPILNYPQSAILGLHKIQDRPMAIDGKVEIRPMMYVALTYDHRIIDGKEAVSFLVKIKELVEDPERLLLEV encoded by the coding sequence ATGAAACAAGAGATTAAAGTTCCTACGGTTGGGGAATCCATCACAGAAGCAACCATCGGTAGCTGGACAAAAAAATCCGGCGACTTCGTAAAGCGCAACGATGTTTTAATGCTGCTTGAAACAGACAAAGCCAGTGTTGAAGTAGTCGCTGAAAATGACGGTGTCTTGACTATTCTTCCAGGCAGCGAAGCTGGTGCCGTTGTAAAAATCGGTGCGACAGTAGCTACTTTGGATACTGATGCAAAACCTGCAGCGGGTGCTGCGGCGGCTGAGCCTGCGAAAGCAGAAACAGCTCCGGCGCAAACTCAAGCGGCTCCTCAACAAGCAGCTTCCACAGGTAAAGATGCTTCTGCGCACCTTTCCCCTGCTGTGCAAAGAATTGTGACTGAAAAAAATCTAGATCCTTCTTCTATTCAAGGAACTGGTAAAGACGGTCGTTTGACGAAGGGTGATGTTCTTGAGGCGCAACCTCAAGCAAAGGCTGCTCCGGCAGCAGCCCCTGCGAAGTCCGCAGCTCCGCAAGTTTCTGCAGCTGATGTGATGGCTGCTCGTGGTCCTTCAAAACAAGGTGATAAAAAACTTGTGGCGATGACGACGATCCGCAAACGTATCGCTGAAAAACTAAAAGAAGCACAAAACACGGCCGCTCTTTTGACGACTTTCAACGAAATCGACATGACGAAAGTGATGGAGCTTCGTGGAAAATACAAAGACAAGTTCAAAGAGAAATACGGCTTGAACTTGGGCTTTAACGGCTTCTTCGTAAAAGCCGCGGTTGAAGCATTGAAAGCTTACCCTGCAGTAAATGCTTGGATCGCGGGTACGGACATCGAGTACCACAACTACTACAACATCGGTATTGCGGTATCGACGGAAAAAGGCTTGATGGTTCCCAACGTGAAAGATGCTGACACTCTTTCTTTAGCGGGAATTGAAATGGCGATCCGTGATTTAGCAACAAAAGGTCGCGATGGAAAAATCACTCCAAATGATTTGGGTGGCGGTACCTTCTCGATCACAAATGGTGGTGTGTTCGGATCTCTTCTTTCAACTCCGATCCTGAACTACCCTCAATCCGCTATCTTAGGACTTCACAAAATCCAAGACCGCCCTATGGCGATCGACGGAAAAGTAGAAATCCGCCCTATGATGTATGTGGCATTAACTTACGACCACAGAATCATCGACGGGAAAGAAGCCGTCAGCTTCCTTGTTAAAATCAAGGAACTTGTCGAAGATCCAGAAAGACTTTTACTAGAAGTATAA
- the lpdA gene encoding dihydrolipoyl dehydrogenase has protein sequence MSETQFDLIVIGSGPGGYVGAIRAAQLGLKTAVIEKDKTFGGTCLNVGCIPSKALLESSENYVAAQHDFAAHGIKVSKVDLDLPTMLARKDKVVKQNTEGINFLFKKNKITPFTGFGKIVGQGKVEVKADDGNTQVLTTKNILIATGSAPVELPFLKFDEKRIVSNTGALALSQVPKTMIVVGGGVIGLELGSVWQRLGAKVTVIEYANRLGGTMDQDCMNVLKRGLEKEGMSFLLSTKVTASKTLNDGVEVTYESLTDGKTASMKADVVLVATGRKPFTNGVGCEEMGIQKDPQGRIVVDKHFQTNVPGIYAIGDVIAGPMLAHKAEEEGVALAEMLAGHAGHVNYNTVPGIIYTHPEIAAVGLTEEQLKEKGIEFNVGKFPFMANGRARAKGFTEGFVKIIADKKTDRILGAHMVGPSVSEIIHEVVVCMEFGGSSEDLARSFHAHPTLSEAVREAALGVEKRTRQM, from the coding sequence ATGAGCGAGACACAATTTGATCTAATCGTTATTGGTTCTGGACCCGGTGGTTATGTGGGTGCGATTCGTGCGGCACAGTTGGGATTAAAAACAGCTGTTATCGAAAAAGATAAAACTTTCGGTGGCACGTGCTTGAATGTGGGTTGTATTCCTTCAAAAGCTCTTCTTGAAAGTTCTGAAAACTACGTGGCGGCTCAACACGATTTTGCGGCTCACGGTATTAAAGTTTCTAAAGTGGATTTAGATCTTCCAACGATGTTGGCTCGTAAAGACAAAGTCGTTAAACAAAATACAGAAGGTATCAACTTCCTCTTTAAGAAAAATAAAATCACTCCCTTCACAGGCTTCGGTAAAATTGTGGGCCAAGGAAAAGTGGAAGTGAAAGCAGACGATGGTAATACGCAAGTTCTTACAACTAAGAATATCTTGATTGCGACGGGCTCTGCACCCGTTGAACTTCCCTTCTTAAAGTTCGATGAAAAGCGCATCGTCTCTAACACGGGGGCCTTGGCTCTATCACAAGTGCCAAAAACAATGATCGTTGTTGGTGGTGGCGTGATTGGTCTTGAACTAGGTTCTGTGTGGCAACGTTTGGGTGCCAAAGTCACAGTGATTGAATACGCAAATCGCCTTGGTGGCACTATGGACCAAGACTGCATGAACGTGCTTAAGCGCGGCTTAGAAAAAGAAGGCATGAGCTTCCTTCTTTCGACGAAAGTGACAGCGTCCAAAACATTGAATGACGGCGTTGAAGTGACTTATGAATCTTTGACCGATGGTAAAACAGCTTCCATGAAAGCCGATGTTGTTCTAGTAGCAACAGGTCGTAAGCCCTTCACTAACGGAGTGGGCTGCGAAGAAATGGGCATCCAAAAAGATCCTCAAGGTCGCATCGTCGTTGATAAACACTTCCAAACAAATGTTCCGGGCATCTATGCTATCGGTGACGTTATTGCCGGCCCAATGCTTGCGCACAAAGCGGAAGAAGAAGGCGTGGCTTTGGCCGAGATGTTAGCAGGCCATGCAGGACACGTGAACTACAACACAGTTCCAGGCATCATCTACACACACCCTGAGATCGCCGCTGTCGGTTTGACAGAAGAGCAATTGAAAGAAAAAGGCATTGAATTCAACGTTGGTAAATTCCCGTTCATGGCTAACGGTCGTGCGCGTGCAAAAGGCTTCACAGAAGGTTTTGTGAAAATCATCGCTGATAAAAAAACAGATCGCATCTTGGGTGCTCACATGGTCGGACCCAGCGTTTCTGAAATTATTCACGAAGTGGTTGTATGTATGGAATTCGGAGGCAGCAGTGAAGATCTAGCTCGCTCTTTCCATGCGCATCCAACCCTCAGTGAAGCGGTTCGCGAAGCGGCCTTGGGTGTAGAAAAACGCACAAGACAGATGTAA